A window of Methanobacterium aggregans genomic DNA:
GAGAACGTCTTGAAAAGATTAAATGCTTCCTTAAAGGCAGATTTAAGGGTAAAAATCTGGTGGTGATGCCCTCTTTTAACTTCGTAACTGAAGGATCGGATATTCTCCATGAAAAAGCATTATCCCCATTTTTAAAGGATAAGACTGTTGATTTCAATGATTTTGAGGTTTTTGGAGTTGAAAATTTTGAAGTTCTCTACTTTGGAAAGATAAGGGACATAATACGGGTTAAGGAACAGTTTTACTGAAAGATGTGGTTGATTTAAAAAATTCTAGACTAAAGATAAAATGATAGAAAAACAGGATAAAACCTACAAGGACAAGGAAATTTACAGAATACTGCATCCATGGGTTAATAAATGGTTCAAATCCAAGTTTAAAACCTTTTCAGAGGCCCAAAGGCGTGCAATCATGGACATACACAACCGTGTGAATGTTCTGGTTTCCTCACCAACAGGTTCAGGTAAAACCCTAACAGCATTCCTATCGGTTATAAGTGAGCTAACTACCTTGGCAGAGAGGGATGAGCTGGAAGATAAGGTTTACTGTATCTACATTTCACCTTTAAAGGCCCTTGACAATGACATCGAGAAAAACCTTGAAGAACCCCTTTCTGAAATAGAGGAAATATCTGGAAGGAAACTCGGTATCAGAAAGGCGGTTAGAACAGGGGACACAACCCCTTATGAACGTTCTAAAATGCTCAAGATACCTCCCCACATAATGATAACAACTCCAGAAACACTTTCAATCCTCCTCTGCGCTCCGAAGTTCCGGGAAAAGCTCATGGATGTTCGGTACGTTGTGGTTGATGAGATCCATTCCCTTGCAGATAACAAACGTGGAATACATCTCAGTTTAACACTTGAAAGGCTTCAAAACCTTGCAGGACACTTCACACGTATTGGGCTAAGTGCAACTGTCCATCCACTTGAGAAGATTGCAGGTTTTCTTGTGGGATATGAGTACGGTGAGGTTCGAAACTGCAAGGTGGTCGATGTTAACTACCTTAAAAAGCTTGACATGAAGGTTTTAAGTCCTGTTGAGGACATAGTGGAGGAGGATCCAGAGGAGATAAATAGATCCCTCTACGCACTTCTTGATGAACTCATAAGCTCCCACAAAACAACCCTGATCTTCACGAACACACGTAGTGGAACTGAAAGTGTTGTTTTCAACCTTAAAAAGAAGTTTCCAGATAAGTACAGTACAGATAATATAATGGCCCATCATTCATCCCTTTCCAAGGAGCTGCGGCTTGAAGCAGAAAACAAACTCAAGGAGGGTGAGCTTAAAGTTGTTGTGTCTTCCACTTCATTGGAATTGGGGATAGATATAGGGTTCATTGACCTGGTTGTCCTTGTAAGCTCCCCTAAATCTGTTTCCCGTGCACTTCAACGCATAGGGCGAAGCGGCCACAGGCTTCATGACAAATCCAAGGGCAGGATAATAGTTGTTGAACGTGACGACCTGGTTGAGTGCTCCTTGATACTGAAAAATGCAGTGGAGGGAAGGATCGATGAGATACACATTCCATCCAACTGTCTGGATGTGCTCTCCCAGCAGATCTACGGAATGGCAATAGAGAAGAAATGGGTTATTGATGAGGCATACACACTTATCAAGGGCAGTTATCCCTACCGCAACCTTTCAGAGAATGATTTTGTAAGTGTACTTAGTTACCTTGCAGGGGAGTACACGAGCCTTGAGGAGAGGTATGTTTACGCTAAGATATGGGTTGACTGGGACACCAAGATGCTGGGTAAACGTGGAAAACTTGCAAGAATGCTTTACTCCACCAACATAGGCACAATACCTGACAGGTCCTCTGCAAGGGTTAAATGTGCTGGTGAAGTTGTTGGACATATTGAAGAGGATTTCATGGAAAAACTCCGGAAGGGTGACACCTTCGTTCTTGGTGGGAACATATACCGCTTCAATTATGCCAGGGGAATGACGGTGAATGTAACACCCTCATCTGGACCTCCAACCATTCCTTCATGGTTTTCTGAACAGCTGCCCCTGGCATTTGACCTTGCAATGTCCATACAGAACTTCAGGGCAATGATGGAGGTTAAGTTCAAGGCAGGAAAGAGTAAGGAGGAGATCATAGATTTCATACACGAGTACCTTTACGTGGATTACAATGCTGCAAATTCAATTTACAGCTACTTCAGGGAACAGTACCTCTATGCTGTGATTCCAAGTGCCAGAACACTTCTTGTAGAGTTTTACACAGGTTTTGGTGGAAGAAAATTCATGGTTTTCCATTCTCTCTTTGGAAGACGGGTTAACGATGCCCTTTCAAGGGCTGTGGCCTACATCATTGCCAGAAAATATAAGAGGGATGTTATGATATCTGTTTCAGACAATGGATTTTACCTGAGCTCTGAGGGTAAGATCGGTGGACTCGATGCCTTCAATGAACTCAAATCTGAGAACATTGAGGAGATACTTGTCAAAGCCATTGATAAAACTGAAACCCTGGCAGGGAGGTTCAGGCACTGTGCAGGCAGATCCCTCATGATACTGCGCAGATACAAGGGACAGGAGAAGAGTGTATCGCGTCAGCAGGTGAAGGGTAAGATCCTCCTGAAGTTCGTTAAGGATCTTGATGAAAACTTTTCCATACTGAGGGAAGCCAGACGTGAAGTGATGGAAGACTTCATGGATGTTAAAAATGCTAAAAAAGTCCTTGAGATCATAGAAGATGGTAGAATGAACATAAAACAGATAAACACAAGAATACCATCTCCATTTGCATTTAACCTGGTTGCCCAGAGCTACCTGGATGTTCTGAAGTATGAGGACAGAATGGAATTTATAAGGAGA
This region includes:
- a CDS encoding ATP-dependent helicase, whose translation is MIEKQDKTYKDKEIYRILHPWVNKWFKSKFKTFSEAQRRAIMDIHNRVNVLVSSPTGSGKTLTAFLSVISELTTLAERDELEDKVYCIYISPLKALDNDIEKNLEEPLSEIEEISGRKLGIRKAVRTGDTTPYERSKMLKIPPHIMITTPETLSILLCAPKFREKLMDVRYVVVDEIHSLADNKRGIHLSLTLERLQNLAGHFTRIGLSATVHPLEKIAGFLVGYEYGEVRNCKVVDVNYLKKLDMKVLSPVEDIVEEDPEEINRSLYALLDELISSHKTTLIFTNTRSGTESVVFNLKKKFPDKYSTDNIMAHHSSLSKELRLEAENKLKEGELKVVVSSTSLELGIDIGFIDLVVLVSSPKSVSRALQRIGRSGHRLHDKSKGRIIVVERDDLVECSLILKNAVEGRIDEIHIPSNCLDVLSQQIYGMAIEKKWVIDEAYTLIKGSYPYRNLSENDFVSVLSYLAGEYTSLEERYVYAKIWVDWDTKMLGKRGKLARMLYSTNIGTIPDRSSARVKCAGEVVGHIEEDFMEKLRKGDTFVLGGNIYRFNYARGMTVNVTPSSGPPTIPSWFSEQLPLAFDLAMSIQNFRAMMEVKFKAGKSKEEIIDFIHEYLYVDYNAANSIYSYFREQYLYAVIPSARTLLVEFYTGFGGRKFMVFHSLFGRRVNDALSRAVAYIIARKYKRDVMISVSDNGFYLSSEGKIGGLDAFNELKSENIEEILVKAIDKTETLAGRFRHCAGRSLMILRRYKGQEKSVSRQQVKGKILLKFVKDLDENFSILREARREVMEDFMDVKNAKKVLEIIEDGRMNIKQINTRIPSPFAFNLVAQSYLDVLKYEDRMEFIRRMHQAIIKEIGD